TGAGACGGTGGCCGTCCGGTACCCTTCCACGATGCCGATGAGCCGTCCCCGGCCCACCTGGAAGACCCCACCGCCGCTCGAGCCATACCCCACCGGGGCGTCGATCTTCAGCAGCGCCTCGGACGTCGCCCGCCCATCGGGCTCGGCCAGCTCGAGCTGACTGACGATCCCGCTCGAGACGGAAAGGCCTCGGCCGAACGGCGCGCCGACGACGAGGACCTCGTCCCCGACCCGGATCCGGTCCGGCCGATCGAAGCGAGCGGCCGGCAGTCGGACACCTTCGACGCGCAGGATCGCCAGGTCGGCCGCTTCGTCTACAGCTTCCACCGCCGCCAGGGCCTGCCCGAGCCGGTCGTCGGCACCGCGATAGCGCACCATCAGCCGTCCGCTCTCCGCTCCCTTCCCGGCAACCGCGACCGCGTGACCGCTGGTCACGATGTAGCTGGCAGGCGCTTGGCCCGCCCGCCGGGTCGGACCAGAGCCGACCACGACCCCGCTCGAATAGCGCATCCGGCCATCGGACTCCTCGTACGCGAGCTGGACCATCGACGGGAGCACCTGCTGGACGACGTCGGATTTGCTGGTGAGGGGCCCGGGGCGCTGCAGCGCGCAGCCGGAAACCACGATGGCGGCGATCGCGAGGCATCGAGTGGCGTGTCGCATGGGGCCCCATGGTAGGCGGGGCCCGAGCGCCGGGAAATCGGGTCGAACACCTGGGGGAAATTGGCCAGGGGCGGGCCCAGACCGCCGCCCCCGGGCCGGTGAGGGGCACCCTGCCATTGACCGGGCTCGCGCGCGATGGTTTCATGGCGTCAGCATGATGGGGGAGGTCTCCGGATGCTGCAGGCGGTGACGCTCAAGGAGATCCAGGAAATCTTCGCGGTGACCGACGCGCTCGGCATCTCTCGTGAAGTGCTCGTGATTCCCCTGGCGCCCGGGCGCCCGGGCCGGG
The sequence above is drawn from the Candidatus Methylomirabilota bacterium genome and encodes:
- a CDS encoding S1C family serine protease yields the protein MRHATRCLAIAAIVVSGCALQRPGPLTSKSDVVQQVLPSMVQLAYEESDGRMRYSSGVVVGSGPTRRAGQAPASYIVTSGHAVAVAGKGAESGRLMVRYRGADDRLGQALAAVEAVDEAADLAILRVEGVRLPAARFDRPDRIRVGDEVLVVGAPFGRGLSVSSGIVSQLELAEPDGRATSEALLKIDAPVGYGSSGGGVFQVGRGRLIGIVEGYRTATVSLKLAGNAYSFQVPMPGETFVVPTAEIRRFLRARGLEGLLSD